One Candidatus Poribacteria bacterium DNA window includes the following coding sequences:
- a CDS encoding M6 family metalloprotease domain-containing protein: PDGREFALVLRVDFSDTPGVRSRAQLDGYLFGEGVSLASYFAEVSYGKMTVSGGPGGGSYPRRDAWYRMPKMMGYYGEGRIFVERYQELVKHACDAADADVDFRDYDRDGDGILDHLILLHAGNDEASSGVPADIWSILVPDVGRAWDGVRVDTTVVIGEEPSFKSPHLGVWFHEFLHDFGTPETYVVGTLITDHDQQWCIMGLFGPYQGNGPARDGTQPSHLCGYLKWDLDGIPENGRHGWVTPIELDDNTIGLQVPAFSAPEGHDPLYKVNLPGTRGKEFFLIENRTKRGGSYDQDIPDEGLIIWHVDESVERPTLSVARRLWVEDPSDPIHRNLTTAITAGAAYSAEDSQTSFTPSTNPNTNTNGGAATGISILNIGPSGPRMTLDLFFGDTYEPNDTAAEAYPIVYGQRYDSFLYDADDFADVYRLTVAAGDRVRIAIAHAGSARSLRAELHDARGVAAQGRMVRATGDARESVELLYRALSDGSLDLVVTPGTGASLPIAYTITVDRDTEAFGTPPRFVQAMAAPNPARYGEPLRFRAAFAHPGLDRLRVELFDTSGQRIAVRDMDRTDAGDLDIVFEGGTRPAPGVYYALFTAEQSGQVSKRLVKFAVE, encoded by the coding sequence CCGGACGGGCGCGAGTTCGCCCTCGTTTTGCGCGTCGATTTCTCGGACACGCCGGGCGTGAGGTCGCGCGCCCAGCTCGACGGCTACCTGTTCGGCGAGGGGGTCTCGTTGGCGTCCTACTTCGCCGAGGTCTCCTACGGGAAGATGACCGTGTCGGGCGGGCCCGGTGGCGGGAGTTACCCGCGCCGCGACGCCTGGTATCGCATGCCGAAGATGATGGGGTACTACGGTGAGGGGCGGATCTTCGTCGAGCGTTATCAGGAGCTCGTGAAACACGCCTGCGACGCCGCTGACGCCGATGTGGACTTCCGCGACTACGACCGAGACGGCGACGGCATCCTGGACCACCTGATCCTGCTCCACGCGGGCAACGACGAAGCATCCAGCGGCGTTCCAGCGGACATCTGGTCGATCCTCGTGCCGGATGTCGGGAGAGCGTGGGACGGCGTGCGTGTGGATACGACCGTCGTCATCGGCGAGGAGCCGTCGTTCAAGTCTCCGCATCTGGGCGTCTGGTTCCACGAGTTCCTCCACGATTTCGGTACGCCGGAGACCTACGTCGTCGGCACGCTCATCACGGATCACGATCAGCAGTGGTGCATCATGGGGTTGTTCGGACCCTACCAGGGAAACGGGCCCGCCCGCGACGGCACGCAACCTTCGCACCTATGCGGCTATCTGAAGTGGGACCTCGACGGCATCCCCGAGAACGGACGCCACGGCTGGGTGACTCCCATCGAGCTGGACGACAACACGATCGGCTTGCAGGTTCCCGCGTTCTCCGCGCCGGAGGGGCATGATCCGCTCTACAAGGTGAACCTGCCCGGCACGCGCGGCAAAGAGTTCTTCCTGATCGAGAACCGCACAAAGCGCGGCGGCAGTTACGATCAGGATATCCCGGACGAGGGGTTGATCATCTGGCATGTCGATGAGTCCGTCGAGCGCCCGACGCTCTCCGTCGCGCGGCGGCTGTGGGTGGAGGACCCGTCGGACCCGATCCATCGGAACCTGACGACCGCCATCACGGCGGGAGCCGCCTACTCGGCGGAGGACAGCCAGACGTCCTTCACGCCTTCCACGAACCCCAACACGAACACCAACGGCGGCGCGGCGACGGGCATCTCGATCCTGAACATCGGGCCCAGCGGGCCCCGGATGACGCTCGACCTGTTCTTCGGAGACACCTACGAACCGAACGACACGGCTGCCGAGGCGTACCCCATCGTCTACGGTCAGCGCTACGACTCGTTCCTGTACGACGCGGACGACTTCGCGGACGTCTACCGACTGACCGTCGCGGCGGGCGACCGCGTGCGGATCGCCATCGCCCATGCGGGGTCGGCGAGATCGCTTCGCGCGGAGCTTCACGACGCGCGCGGTGTCGCGGCGCAGGGGCGCATGGTTCGCGCCACGGGGGACGCCCGCGAGTCGGTCGAGCTCCTCTATCGCGCGCTGTCGGACGGTTCCCTCGATCTCGTCGTGACGCCCGGCACGGGAGCCAGCCTGCCGATTGCCTATACGATCACGGTGGATCGCGACACGGAGGCGTTCGGCACGCCGCCGCGATTCGTCCAGGCGATGGCGGCGCCGAATCCCGCGCGGTACGGCGAGCCGCTCCGGTTCCGAGCCGCCTTCGCGCATCCCGGACTGGATCGCCTGCGGGTCGAGCTGTTCGATACCAGCGGGCAGCGGATCGCCGTCCGCGACATGGACCGGACCGATGCCGGCGACCTGGACATCGTCTTCGAGGGCGGAACCCGACCAGCGCCGGGCGTGTACTACGCGCTCTTCACAGCGGAGCAGTCGGGGCAGGTTTCCAAGCGGCTCGTCAAGTTCGCCGTCGAGTGA
- a CDS encoding RtcB family protein, with product MTEYRTKGETLVKIWVPDIAQVEAQSLRQLDSMGNLPFIFDHIAVMPDVHLGKGAVVGSVVPARDAVVPNIVGVDIGCGISAFQTGISREVVQEASPDGSPRGFWKRWENQVSRDVPTGFHQHKSPREWHGLNTTLRAAPLRHFMDDKVPLQLGTLGGGNHFIEAQYDESDGVWFMVHSGSRHTGLQIAEHYDRIAATTLGKSKTDYPANLAYLRADGDGFDDYLHDMEWAVSFALENRWLMLERAVSQFVEMVGGAGKPDVRAKGINIHHNFARVEEHGGRRVVVHRKGATSARKGEVGIVPGSMGTESYIVRGKGSAESFESCSHGAGRVMSRTRARKTIAQKDYERALSDTFTKPSGSYIDEAPQSYKDVSEVIRHQTDLVDVLHRLKPIITIKGDSKASID from the coding sequence ATGACCGAATACCGAACGAAGGGCGAAACCCTCGTCAAGATTTGGGTTCCCGACATCGCCCAGGTCGAGGCGCAGTCGCTCCGGCAGCTCGACTCGATGGGGAACCTGCCCTTCATCTTCGACCATATCGCCGTGATGCCGGATGTGCACCTCGGCAAGGGGGCGGTCGTCGGAAGCGTCGTCCCGGCGCGGGACGCCGTCGTGCCGAACATCGTCGGCGTGGACATCGGCTGCGGGATCAGCGCGTTCCAGACGGGCATCTCGCGCGAAGTCGTGCAGGAGGCATCGCCCGACGGCTCGCCGCGAGGCTTCTGGAAGCGCTGGGAGAACCAGGTCAGCCGCGACGTGCCCACGGGGTTCCACCAGCACAAGAGCCCTCGCGAGTGGCACGGGCTGAACACGACGCTCCGCGCCGCGCCGCTGCGCCACTTCATGGACGACAAGGTTCCCCTGCAGCTCGGGACCCTCGGCGGCGGTAACCACTTCATCGAAGCGCAGTACGACGAGTCGGACGGCGTTTGGTTCATGGTGCACTCCGGGTCACGGCACACGGGGCTGCAGATCGCGGAGCACTACGACCGGATCGCGGCGACGACGCTGGGGAAGTCCAAGACGGACTATCCGGCGAACCTTGCTTATCTCCGCGCCGACGGCGACGGGTTCGACGACTACCTCCACGACATGGAATGGGCGGTGAGCTTCGCGCTGGAGAACCGCTGGCTCATGCTGGAACGCGCGGTGAGCCAGTTCGTCGAGATGGTCGGCGGCGCGGGCAAGCCCGACGTCCGGGCGAAGGGGATCAACATCCACCACAACTTCGCGCGGGTGGAGGAGCACGGCGGTCGGCGGGTCGTCGTCCATCGGAAGGGCGCGACATCGGCGCGCAAGGGCGAGGTCGGGATCGTCCCCGGCTCGATGGGAACCGAGTCCTACATCGTCCGAGGCAAGGGAAGCGCCGAGAGCTTCGAGTCGTGCTCCCACGGCGCGGGGAGGGTCATGTCGCGCACGCGCGCCCGGAAAACCATCGCGCAGAAGGACTACGAGCGCGCCCTCTCCGACACGTTCACGAAGCCGTCAGGCAGTTACATCGACGAAGCGCCGCAGTCCTACAAGGACGTGAGCGAGGTCATCCGCCACCAGACGGACCTGGTCGACGTGCTCCACCGTCTCAAGCCGATCATCACGATCAAGGGCGACTCGAAGGCAAGCATCGACTGA